The proteins below come from a single Pseudomonadota bacterium genomic window:
- the trxB gene encoding thioredoxin-disulfide reductase, whose amino-acid sequence MSDARHCRLLILGSGPAGYTAAVYAARANLNPVLITGVEQGGQLMTTTEVENWPADPPDVQGPELMQRFLAHAERFNTEIVNDHIHTVELGNRPFTLTGDRGTYTCDALIIATGASAKYLGLPSEDAFKGRGVSACATCDGFFYRNKPVAVIGGGNTAVEEALYLANIASKVTVVHRRDSLRSEKILQDRLFAKEAEGKVDIRWNHVLDEVLGDTTGVTGMRLRSTVDAQTDDVDLMGVFIAIGHTPNTALFTDQLDIEGGYIRVKSGLDGNATATSVDGVFACGDVMDHVYRQAITSAGTGCMAALDAERYLDALAD is encoded by the coding sequence ATGTCAGACGCTCGTCACTGCCGCTTGCTCATCCTCGGGTCCGGACCCGCCGGCTACACTGCAGCGGTCTACGCGGCGCGCGCCAACCTCAACCCGGTCCTGATCACCGGCGTTGAGCAAGGGGGGCAGCTGATGACAACCACGGAGGTCGAGAACTGGCCTGCCGACCCACCCGACGTCCAGGGCCCGGAGCTGATGCAGCGCTTTCTGGCGCACGCGGAGCGGTTCAACACCGAGATCGTCAACGACCACATCCACACGGTCGAGCTCGGCAATCGGCCCTTCACGCTGACGGGTGACCGGGGCACCTACACCTGCGACGCTCTGATCATCGCGACCGGAGCGTCTGCGAAGTACCTCGGCCTGCCCAGCGAGGACGCGTTCAAGGGCCGCGGTGTCTCGGCGTGTGCCACGTGTGACGGCTTTTTCTACCGCAACAAGCCAGTCGCGGTGATCGGCGGTGGCAACACCGCCGTTGAGGAAGCGCTCTACCTGGCCAACATTGCGAGCAAGGTCACTGTGGTGCACCGGCGAGACAGCCTGCGCAGCGAAAAGATCCTGCAGGACCGCCTGTTTGCCAAGGAGGCCGAAGGCAAGGTCGACATCCGCTGGAACCACGTGCTCGACGAAGTGCTGGGTGACACCACCGGTGTCACCGGCATGCGCTTGCGCAGCACAGTCGACGCGCAGACAGACGACGTCGACCTCATGGGGGTGTTCATCGCCATTGGCCACACGCCCAATACCGCTTTGTTCACCGATCAGCTCGACATCGAGGGCGGGTACATTCGCGTAAAAAGCGGCCTCGACGGCAACGCGACCGCGACCAGCGTCGACGGTGTCTTTGCGTGCGGCGACGTCATGGACCACGTCTACCGCCAGGCCATCACCTCGGCCGGCACCGGCTGTATGGCCGCGCTCGATGCCGAACGTTACCTGGACGCGCTCGCAGACTGA
- a CDS encoding GNAT family N-acetyltransferase, producing the protein MNQPATASVSVSTSLADFDASAWDALNPTGFPFVSHAFLHALETTGCLGEAHGWYPHYLSVRDENGTLLAAAASYVKTNSYGEFVFDHAWADAWERAGGAYYPKLVVSCPYTPATGPRLLVHPEATDPAGLRQLLATALVQLSEKLKLSGTHVLFTSDADAAAFSNAGFVRRTDVQYHWRNRGFASFGDYLGALNARKRKNVRRERQQVEAQGIRLSWRDGGTLTLAEWQQVHALYAGIYERKWGVPSLSPAFFQCLGERMPHNSHVVFAYTEAQPETPVACAILFSGGGALYGRYWGCHAPFRSLHFEACYYQGIEHCIRKGLTLFEPGAQGEHKIARGFLPTYTHSWHRLNHDGFQSAVSDFLARETPAVERHHAMLTQSSPYRQSDNA; encoded by the coding sequence ATGAACCAACCCGCGACCGCCTCGGTCTCGGTGTCGACGTCCCTCGCCGACTTTGACGCCAGTGCCTGGGACGCGCTGAACCCGACCGGTTTTCCGTTTGTTTCCCATGCGTTTCTGCACGCCCTGGAGACCACGGGCTGCCTCGGCGAGGCCCACGGCTGGTACCCACACTACCTCAGCGTGCGGGACGAAAACGGCACGTTGCTCGCAGCGGCGGCGAGCTACGTCAAAACGAACTCCTATGGCGAATTCGTCTTCGACCACGCCTGGGCGGATGCCTGGGAGCGCGCCGGGGGAGCGTACTACCCCAAACTGGTGGTCTCCTGTCCGTATACCCCTGCCACCGGACCCCGGTTGCTGGTACACCCGGAGGCCACCGACCCTGCGGGGTTGCGGCAGCTGCTCGCCACGGCACTGGTGCAACTGAGCGAAAAGCTGAAACTCTCCGGCACGCACGTGTTGTTTACGTCCGATGCCGACGCAGCGGCCTTTTCAAATGCCGGTTTCGTGAGGCGCACCGACGTGCAATACCACTGGCGCAACCGGGGGTTCGCAAGCTTTGGCGACTACCTCGGCGCGCTGAACGCGCGAAAGCGCAAGAACGTACGCCGTGAGCGCCAGCAGGTCGAGGCCCAGGGGATCCGCCTGTCATGGCGCGATGGCGGCACACTGACACTGGCCGAATGGCAGCAGGTGCACGCGCTCTACGCCGGTATCTACGAACGAAAATGGGGCGTGCCAAGCCTGTCACCGGCGTTTTTTCAGTGCCTGGGGGAGCGCATGCCGCACAACAGCCATGTGGTTTTTGCCTACACCGAGGCACAGCCCGAAACGCCGGTGGCCTGCGCCATTCTTTTCAGCGGTGGCGGCGCGTTGTACGGCCGGTATTGGGGCTGCCATGCCCCGTTTCGATCGCTGCATTTCGAGGCCTGCTACTACCAGGGCATCGAGCACTGCATCCGCAAAGGGCTGACCTTGTTCGAGCCAGGCGCACAGGGCGAGCACAAGATTGCGCGCGGGTTTCTGCCCACCTACACGCATTCGTGGCACCGCCTGAACCACGACGGGTTCCAGTCGGCTGTGAGCGACTTTCTCGCACGCGAGACACCCGCGGTCGAACGCCACCACGCCATGCTGACACAGTCCTCGCCCTACCGACAGAGCGACAACGCCTGA
- the aat gene encoding leucyl/phenylalanyl-tRNA--protein transferase, producing the protein MSIPFLEPGAPLAFPDPATALAQPDGLLCAGGDLSPERLKLAYRSGIFPWFSDDDPILWWSPALRCVLLPDAFHISRSLRKRLRRAEFAVTFDQAFEDVIEHCAARRPGSNGTWITDSMRDAYCVLHHHGAAHSVECWSNDRLVGGLYGVEVGRLFCGESMFSRASDASKVALHALLECGRYDLVDCQMPTEHLMRLGAQQMGRADFLAVLKHLTQA; encoded by the coding sequence ATGTCGATACCGTTTTTGGAACCCGGCGCCCCGCTCGCCTTTCCCGATCCGGCAACTGCGCTGGCACAGCCCGACGGCCTACTCTGCGCCGGTGGTGACCTGAGTCCGGAGCGACTGAAACTCGCGTATCGTTCCGGCATTTTCCCGTGGTTCAGCGACGATGACCCGATCCTCTGGTGGTCTCCCGCGTTGCGCTGCGTCTTGCTTCCAGACGCGTTTCACATCAGCCGCAGTTTACGCAAACGGCTGCGTCGCGCAGAGTTCGCTGTCACGTTTGATCAGGCGTTCGAGGATGTGATCGAACACTGTGCCGCACGTCGACCCGGTTCGAATGGCACGTGGATAACGGATTCGATGCGCGACGCCTACTGTGTGCTGCACCACCACGGCGCGGCTCACAGCGTCGAATGCTGGTCAAACGACCGTTTGGTCGGGGGCTTGTATGGGGTCGAGGTTGGCCGTTTGTTTTGCGGCGAATCGATGTTCTCTCGCGCGTCGGACGCCTCGAAGGTGGCACTACACGCCTTGCTCGAGTGTGGTCGCTACGATCTGGTCGACTGCCAGATGCCAACCGAACACCTCATGCGCCTGGGCGCTCAGCAAATGGGTCGCGCGGATTTCCTGGCTGTGCTGAAACACCTGACTCAAGCTTGA
- a CDS encoding homoserine dehydrogenase, protein MKAVQVGLLGLGTVGAGTAAVLQSNGREIARRAGRDIRVKSAVVRDLEKARQHGFDIALSTDPDDVVGDPEIDVVCEMIGGTDLARELVLRALANGKHVVTANKALIAIHGNELFAEAQRRGLIITFEPAVAGGIPIIKSIREGLAANDIEWLAGIINGTGNFILTEMRDRGAGFDEVLAEAQALGYAEADPTFDVEGIDAAHKLTILASIAFGIPLQFDAVYTEGISRISPDDIRYAEELGYRIKHLGVARKRDDGIELRVHPTLVPERRLVANVDGVMNAVLVHSDAVGPTLYYGAGAGSHATASAVVADIVDVVRTLSADPSSRVPHLAFQADALSSVPVLARAHFESAHYLKLCAADKPGVMADVARILADQRVSIEAIRQRPAADRDEAATIVLLTHTVREGAMDAAIAEIDALESIFEPVHRIRVEPLG, encoded by the coding sequence GTGAAAGCAGTGCAGGTGGGGTTACTCGGTCTTGGCACAGTCGGCGCCGGAACGGCGGCTGTGCTGCAGAGCAATGGCCGTGAAATCGCCCGGCGTGCCGGCCGCGACATCCGCGTGAAATCCGCGGTGGTGCGTGACCTCGAAAAGGCCCGTCAGCACGGGTTTGACATCGCCTTGTCGACCGACCCGGATGACGTGGTCGGCGACCCCGAGATCGACGTGGTGTGCGAGATGATCGGTGGCACCGACCTCGCACGCGAGCTCGTCTTGCGGGCGCTGGCCAACGGCAAGCACGTCGTGACGGCGAACAAGGCACTCATTGCGATCCACGGCAACGAGTTGTTCGCCGAGGCGCAGCGCCGTGGCCTGATCATCACCTTCGAGCCGGCTGTTGCCGGCGGCATCCCGATCATCAAGTCCATCCGCGAAGGCCTCGCTGCCAACGACATCGAGTGGCTGGCGGGTATCATCAACGGCACCGGCAACTTCATTCTCACCGAGATGCGTGATCGTGGCGCGGGGTTCGACGAGGTTCTGGCAGAGGCGCAGGCGCTCGGTTATGCCGAAGCCGACCCCACCTTCGACGTCGAGGGCATCGATGCGGCGCACAAGCTCACGATCCTCGCGTCGATTGCCTTCGGCATACCGCTGCAATTCGATGCGGTGTACACCGAGGGGATCAGCAGAATTTCCCCGGATGACATCCGCTACGCCGAGGAGCTGGGATACCGGATCAAGCACCTTGGGGTTGCCCGCAAGCGTGACGACGGTATCGAGCTGCGCGTGCACCCCACGCTGGTGCCGGAGCGCCGCCTGGTTGCCAACGTCGACGGTGTGATGAACGCCGTGCTTGTCCACAGCGACGCGGTCGGGCCGACCTTGTACTACGGCGCCGGCGCCGGATCACATGCAACGGCGTCGGCCGTGGTGGCGGACATTGTCGATGTGGTCAGAACGCTCAGCGCCGACCCGAGCAGCCGTGTGCCGCACCTCGCCTTTCAGGCCGATGCCCTGTCTTCGGTGCCGGTGCTGGCGCGGGCGCATTTCGAGTCGGCCCATTACCTGAAGCTGTGCGCTGCAGACAAACCCGGGGTGATGGCCGACGTGGCGCGCATCCTGGCCGACCAGCGTGTCAGCATCGAGGCCATTCGCCAGCGCCCGGCCGCCGATCGGGACGAGGCGGCCACCATAGTGCTTCTGACACACACTGTTCGCGAAGGGGCCATGGACGCGGCAATCGCCGAGATCGATGCGCTCGAATCGATTTTCGAGCCGGTTCATCGCATTCGCGTGGAGCCCCTGGGTTGA